The Achromobacter spanius genome includes the window CGCATTGCGCGCTCGGGCCGCCCCGCGCCGATGTTGGACGCCACCATCGCAACCATCGGTGCGCCCAGCCCGAAGGCAATGGGCATCAGCAAATATTCCAGCCGCACGGCAATGCCGTAGCCGGCCACGGCGGCCGTGCCGGCATAGGCGCCGACCAAGGCCGCCGTCAGCGCCACCACGGCATTGGTCAGCAGCGGGTTCAGAGTTGCCAATGCGCCCACGCTAAGAATGCTGCGCATCAGTGTCCAGTGCAGCCGGCTCGCGACCAGCCGCGCGGGGTTGCGGCCGCTGGCGCAGTAGAGTCCCAGGATCAGCGCGCCCACGCCGTAGTAGATGACGAGTGCCCAACCGCCGCCCGCTACGCCCAGGGCGGGAAACGGACCCCAACCGAAGATCAGGCAGGGCGACAAGGGCACCAGCAGCAAGGCCCCGCCGCAGATCACCGCGCCTGGCACCAGCATGTTGCCGGTGCCCCGGATGACGCTGGCAAAAGCGTTCATCAGCCACATCAGGACGATGCCGCCGAAGATCACGTTGGAATAGGTCAGCGCGGCGTCCAGCGCTTCGCCTTGTGCGCCCAGCGCGCGATACAACTGCGGCCCGAAGGCCAGCATCAGCACACAGAAGAGCATGCCCAAGATCGCGTTGAGCACCACGGCGTGCAGCACCAGTTGGTCTGCTTCCTGCCGGCGCCCCCCGCCCAGCGCGCGCGCCACGGCCGCAGAAATGCCGCCGCCCATCGCGCCTTGCGACATATTGCCCATCAGGAACAGCACCGGCACCACCAGCGCCACGCCAGCCAGCACCGAGGTGCCCAACCGCGCCAGGAACCAGGTTTCGATCAGGCTGGTGGCGGACTGCGCCGTCATCATCAACACATTGGGCCAGGCCAGGCGGGCCAGCGTGGGGGCAATGGGCGCGTCAAGCATGGCTTGCAGGCGCGGGTTGGTGGAGCTTGCCGTGGGGGAGGGTGATGGGGGGCTGGCTGACATGAGCGTAGGCCGGAATGGAGTGCGATAAAATTTACGTGCATATGCCAATATCTGTCAAGAATGGGCTGGACGCGAGGCGACCCCGGCAGTAGGGTATTGACCTGCCTGACCCGGTTTGCTGTCGCTGTCGCTGCGCTTGCCTTCGCCTTAAGTCCTTGTCCTTGTCCTTGCCCTTGCTGTTGTTCTATTCCTGCCCCCATGTCCGACGCTGAACCCTCTGCCCCCGCCACCATCACGGACCCGCTGGTCTGCAACGGCGCCGCCTTGCGCAAGGCGACCCGGCGCGTGTCGCAGTTGTATGACACGGTGCTTGCGCCTTGCGGCTTGAAGGTGTCGCAGCATTCCATCCTGATCCACATTGCCCGCGCGGGTTCGCCGTCCATGACCGACCTGGCGCGCGCGCTGGTGCTGGACCGCTCGGCGCTGGCGCACAACCTGAAGCCGCTGGAACGCGACGGTTATGTGGAAATGTCGCGCGACGAGCGTGATG containing:
- a CDS encoding MATE family efflux transporter; this translates as MLDAPIAPTLARLAWPNVLMMTAQSATSLIETWFLARLGTSVLAGVALVVPVLFLMGNMSQGAMGGGISAAVARALGGGRRQEADQLVLHAVVLNAILGMLFCVLMLAFGPQLYRALGAQGEALDAALTYSNVIFGGIVLMWLMNAFASVIRGTGNMLVPGAVICGGALLLVPLSPCLIFGWGPFPALGVAGGGWALVIYYGVGALILGLYCASGRNPARLVASRLHWTLMRSILSVGALATLNPLLTNAVVALTAALVGAYAGTAAVAGYGIAVRLEYLLMPIAFGLGAPMVAMVASNIGAGRPERAMRIALTGGAMAFVLAEAIGLTAAFFPEAWLRLFGAEDHMLQAGADYLRTVGPVYGFFALGFSMYFASQGAGRLKWPLVAGGLRLVTAVGAGAIALHLTGSLTVFFLVAAVAMCLYGLIILAAVASGSWFAPGHLQKARPLVRS
- a CDS encoding MarR family winged helix-turn-helix transcriptional regulator, giving the protein MSDAEPSAPATITDPLVCNGAALRKATRRVSQLYDTVLAPCGLKVSQHSILIHIARAGSPSMTDLARALVLDRSALAHNLKPLERDGYVEMSRDERDGRSRRVALTDAGRAKLAESKRLWKDAQSRFEAAYGAERAAALRHALADIFSDEFALAFSRG